In a single window of the Niabella ginsenosidivorans genome:
- a CDS encoding outer membrane beta-barrel family protein, translating into MAGKNGVRIYIDGKPSPLTGSDLASYLRSLQSSDIEAIELITNPSAKYEAAGNAGIINIRLKKNKAFGTNGNITLGANAATYGMYNGGFNLNHRTKKVNIFGNYNYSQGLRYNKQSIFREVADSTFSQFGETKMHNRNHNFKAGADYFIDSRNTVGIMVNGTVSDNNFKSPSNMLIAYAPTNTPDRNLNTNTNTLRDQNNINGNINYRYADTSGRELNIDLDYGYFDISGNQFVPNIYTRIADGSTVGRNIYRIVTGTNIDIYSLKLDYEQPFLKGKLGYGGKLNFVSTGNNFINYDANGSQEVLDTAKNNYFKYKENVNAVYANYNRAYKTFSYQIGLRVENTHSNGTSTGLQWNDQTQSYSTPFVGTVKKDYTDFFPSASITYNKNPMNQWSISYSRRIDRPDYSDLNPFEFRLNDYLYGKGNTNLNPQYTNSVTLTNTYKYKLNTSLSYSHVKGMFVQLVDTIDKTKSYQTTENLANQDVFSLNVSYPYTYKTYTFFSNLTANYSLYDADFGEGKEINAKNFNLQYYMQHSLKFAKKWTAEVTGLYLSPFIWAGTFKGKSMGFVSAGLQRTILKGNGTIKASVDDIFKTMRFKGDMNYAGVYTNVVAKWDSRQFKLNFTYNFGNRQVKSARQRKTGLEEETKRASGGGKSPGQ; encoded by the coding sequence ATGGCAGGTAAGAACGGAGTACGCATCTATATCGACGGCAAGCCCTCACCTTTAACAGGGTCTGATCTTGCCAGTTATCTGCGTTCCCTGCAGTCTTCAGATATTGAGGCCATAGAACTGATTACCAATCCGTCTGCCAAATATGAAGCGGCGGGTAATGCCGGGATCATCAATATCCGCCTAAAGAAAAACAAAGCCTTTGGCACCAATGGTAATATTACCTTAGGCGCTAATGCTGCTACTTATGGAATGTATAATGGTGGCTTTAACCTGAATCATCGTACAAAAAAGGTGAACATTTTTGGCAACTATAATTACAGCCAGGGATTGCGCTATAATAAACAATCTATTTTCCGGGAAGTGGCAGACAGCACCTTTAGCCAGTTTGGAGAGACAAAAATGCATAACAGGAACCACAATTTTAAAGCGGGCGCAGATTATTTTATTGACTCCAGGAATACGGTAGGGATTATGGTTAATGGAACTGTTTCTGATAATAATTTCAAAAGCCCAAGCAATATGCTTATTGCATATGCCCCTACCAATACACCAGACAGGAACCTGAATACAAATACGAATACCTTAAGGGATCAAAACAATATAAACGGGAATATCAATTATCGCTATGCAGATACATCAGGAAGGGAATTGAATATCGACCTTGATTATGGTTATTTCGACATCTCCGGAAACCAGTTTGTACCCAATATTTATACCCGGATAGCTGACGGCTCAACTGTTGGCCGTAATATTTACCGGATCGTTACAGGTACTAATATTGATATCTATTCTTTAAAATTAGATTATGAACAACCTTTCTTAAAAGGTAAGCTGGGGTATGGCGGCAAGCTGAATTTTGTAAGTACCGGTAATAATTTTATCAATTATGATGCAAACGGGTCGCAGGAAGTGCTGGACACAGCCAAGAATAACTATTTTAAGTATAAGGAGAACGTAAATGCGGTATACGCCAATTATAACCGTGCTTATAAGACTTTTTCCTATCAGATAGGGTTAAGGGTAGAGAATACGCATTCCAATGGTACCTCAACAGGGCTGCAATGGAATGACCAGACCCAGTCTTACAGTACCCCTTTTGTAGGCACAGTAAAAAAGGATTATACCGACTTTTTCCCGAGCGCGTCAATTACGTATAATAAAAACCCGATGAACCAATGGAGCATCAGTTATAGCCGCCGTATCGACCGCCCGGATTACAGTGATCTGAACCCCTTTGAGTTCCGTTTGAACGACTATTTGTATGGCAAAGGAAATACAAACCTGAACCCGCAATACACGAACTCGGTCACTTTAACCAATACCTACAAATATAAACTGAACACCTCCTTAAGCTACAGCCATGTAAAGGGAATGTTTGTACAACTGGTAGATACAATTGACAAAACCAAGTCTTACCAGACAACGGAAAACCTGGCCAACCAGGATGTTTTCAGCCTGAATGTTTCCTATCCGTACACTTATAAAACCTATACTTTTTTCTCTAATCTTACAGCCAACTATTCATTATATGATGCCGATTTTGGTGAAGGAAAAGAGATCAACGCAAAGAATTTCAACCTGCAATACTACATGCAGCATTCTTTAAAGTTTGCCAAAAAATGGACCGCAGAGGTTACCGGGTTGTATTTGTCGCCATTTATATGGGCCGGAACCTTCAAGGGAAAATCGATGGGTTTTGTGAGCGCAGGCCTGCAAAGAACAATACTTAAGGGTAACGGTACCATAAAGGCCAGTGTGGATGATATTTTTAAGACCATGCGTTTTAAAGGAGATATGAATTATGCCGGGGTGTATACCAATGTTGTTGCAAAATGGGACAGTCGCCAGTTTAAACTGAACTTCACCTATAATTTTGGTAACCGGCAGGTAAAATCTGCCCGCCAGCGTAAAACGGGCCTGGAAGAAGAAACCAAACGGGCAAGCGGCGGGGGGAAATCCCCGGGACAATAA
- a CDS encoding carboxypeptidase-like regulatory domain-containing protein, which yields MKLLITTALFMALQNAAQAQVISGTVKEGTRPLEKASVSLLKAKDSSVVKLNATDANGIYKFDHITPGSYLIMATNVGYASSYSAVFDYAGGDLKVNDLLMEKASTQLAGVVVTAKKPLVEVKPGKMVVNVEGTINATGNDGMELLRKSPGY from the coding sequence ATGAAACTATTAATAACAACAGCCTTGTTCATGGCCCTGCAAAATGCCGCTCAGGCACAGGTGATTTCCGGAACCGTGAAAGAAGGCACCAGACCCCTCGAAAAGGCATCCGTATCCCTGCTAAAAGCAAAAGACTCTTCTGTTGTAAAATTAAATGCTACAGATGCAAATGGCATTTATAAATTTGATCATATTACACCAGGTTCTTATTTGATAATGGCAACGAATGTGGGATATGCATCTTCCTATTCAGCGGTATTTGATTATGCCGGTGGTGATCTGAAAGTAAACGACCTGCTGATGGAGAAAGCCAGCACTCAACTGGCCGGCGTTGTGGTAACAGCTAAAAAACCATTGGTGGAAGTAAAGCCCGGTAAAATGGTGGTAAACGTTGAGGGAACCATTAACGCTACCGGTAATGATGGAATGGAGCTGCTGCGGAAATCCCCGGGGTACTGA